From Aedes albopictus strain Foshan chromosome 1, AalbF5, whole genome shotgun sequence, one genomic window encodes:
- the LOC109404245 gene encoding mucin-17-like, whose translation MADIARLFAKRNLVKEELKKLKRKICEDGVLQPSLARRMFYEQALQCHYKEYRRVCFELLSTLPPERHDELDKDASHFEDIHADAYVLVEKLFHSFPSTGNMHQNDRMPSSSCFTATTAPRWRTPPIRSRITTPTTEHPVPISAVNETPRTSFPNKIKVSTIFADPIQNKKPLHDEDSAKNTTPPTSQKDSRVGNEPTEFVNSKTEDSKTMTIPMPTGLGPVLMPFRPPPGFHPTPERNPMPTGMPPVSQCPIGASPVPQPLQTTTGSQPVSQPPSSTTGSLSVFHSLQSKSDTHSDMEAVPMRDRILSGAPDPVRGQIRSDAEASNRDDRISSGARPVPVCCRITSEASRCSRTSSGIDAVPVNSRSFTGNYASPDLHRCQPGEEVSHYARRCSFGDQADHDVRRFPSGGQDYLAVHWSQPVGNPATMAVGSRPMVKLTLIPMSTGTSSVGSSALRFTDACSVINYAPVSTSSPPVVKTISPSTGASPVGSSAPTAVGSRPMVKPTPMSAGNSPVGNSVQRSTGASPVVEPILMSTGNDSVGNYALRSTDTRSVFNYAKMPVSSSPMVMSILTSTGAHPMVDSVPMSVGPFPAAKPTLTHIEANPPSQKSTRTSSVVKPTVIPTEANPEAKPFDDSAGLRPVAKPSPKSTGLHPVIQSNPTLSSTVAVNLPAPTMKINETNRTKKRTPPIAGTRPARNRVQSRTHQVQTPKTTEIRPAASCALMPFGIRPITKTSTRKQWIVVALKFDQPLLDPPPVITTGAFEQLHSGMRPRKPPDEPPNQTRPSEAIVERVSQPRPPNSPIRDDQALQFTIVPHFLAGEYVRASAKE comes from the coding sequence ATGGCCGATATTGCACGATTATTCGCCAAACGCAACCTCGTGAAAGAGGAACTAAAGAAGCTAAAGAGGAAGATTTGCGAAGATGGTGTTCTTCAACCGAGTTTAGCACGAAGAATGTTTTACGAACAGGCACTCCAATGCCACTACAAGGAATATCGACGAGTGTGTTTCGAGCTTTTGTCCACACTTCCACCCGAGAGGCACGATGAGCTCGACAAGGATGCCTCGCATTTTGAGGATATTCACGCGGATGCATATGTACTGGTGGAAAAGTTGTTCCATTCCTTCCCGTCTACCGGTAACATGCATCAAAACGACAGAATGCCATCATCCAGCTGCTTCACTGCGACGACTGCGCCACGGTGGCGTACCCCTCCGATCCGAAGCCGAATAACGACACCAACGACGGAACATCCCGTTCCGATTTCCGCTGTGAACGAAACGCCACGCACGTCATTTCCGAACAAAATCAAGGTTAGTACGATTTTCGCAGACCCAATCCAGAACAAGAAGCCGCTACACGATGAAGATTCCGCCAAGAACACGACTCCTCCGACGAGCCAGAAGGATTCACGTGTCGGAAACGAGCCGACCGAGTTTGTCAACAGCAAGACCGAAGACTCGAAGACGATGACGATCCCGATGCCAACCGGACTCGGTCCGGTACTGATGCCGTTTCGCCCACCTCCTGGATTCCATCCGACGCCTGAACGGAACCCGATGCCAACCGGAATGCCTCCGGTGTCCCAGTGCCCGATCGGTGCCTCTCCGGTACCACAGCCGCTCCAGACTACGACCGGTTCTCAACCGGTATCCCAGCCACCCTCATCAACGACCGGTTCCCTGTCGGTATTTCATTCGCTCCAGTCCAAGTCCGACACTCATTCCGACATGGAAGCAGTCCCGATGCGTGACCGGATCTTGTCCGGTGCTCCAGATCCCGTACGTGGCCAAATCCGTTCCGACGCCGAAGCTTCCAACCGCGATGACCGGATTTCGTCCGGTGCAAGACCAGTACCCGTGTGCTGTCGAATCACATCCGAAGCGTCCCGATGTAGCCGGACTTCCTCCGGTATCGATGCCGTTCCTGTCAACAGCCGAAGCTTCACCGGTAACTATGCCAGCCCTGATCTCCATCGGTGCCAGCCCGGTGAAGAAGTCAGCCATTACGCCCGTCGATGCTCGTTCGGCGACCAAGCCGACCACGATGTCCGCCGGTTCCCCTCCGGTGGTCAAGATTATCTCGCCGTCCACTGGAGCCAGCCAGTGGGCAATCCCGCCACGATGGCCGTCGGTTCTCGTCCGATGGTCAAGCTGACCCTGATCCCGATGTCCACTGGAACCAGTTCAGTGGGCAGTTCCGCCCTGAGGTTCACCGATGCCTGTTCGGTGATCAATTACGCCCCCGTGTCCACCAGTTCCCCTCCGGTGGTCAAGACGATCTCGCCGTCCACTGGAGCCAGTCCAGTGGGTAGTTCCGCCCCGACGGCCGTCGGTTCTCGTCCGATGGTTAAGCCGACCCCGATGTCTGCTGGAAACAGTCCAGTGGGCAATTCCGTCCAGAGGTCCACCGGTGCAAGTCCGGTGGTCGAGCCGATCCTGATGTCCACTGGAAACGATTCAGTGGGCAACTACGCCCTGAGGTCCACCGATACCCGTTCGGTGTTCAACTACGCCAAGATGCCCGTCAGTTCCAGCCCGATGGTCATGTCGATCCTGACGTCCACCGGTGCTCATCCGATGGTCGATTCCGTCCCGATGTCTGTCGGTCCCTTTCCGGCAGCCAAACCGACCTTGACGCATATCGAAGCCAACCCGCCAAGCCAAAAGTCCACTAGAACGAGTTCAGTGGTGAAGCCGACCGTGATACCCACCGAAGCCAATCCGGAAGCAAAACCCTTCGACGATTCAGCCGGTTTACGTCCGGTAGCCAAGCCATCCCCGAAGTCCACTGGTCTCCATCCGGTGATCCAGTCAAACCCGACGTTATCCAGCACTGTTGCAGTGAACCTGCCGGCCCCAACAATGAAGATCAACGAGACAAATCGAACGAAGAAGCGAACCCCACCGATAGCCGGAACCCGTCCGGCACGCAATCGAGTCCAGAGCAGGACACATCAAGTGCAAACCCCGAAGACAACAGAAATCCGCCCTGCAGCAAGTTGTGCCCTCATGCCCTTTGGAATCCGTCCGATCACGAAAACTTCAACGAGGAAGCAATGGATCGTGGTGGCCCTGAAGTTCGATCAACCACTACTGGATCCGCCGCCGGTCATCACGACTGGTGCTTTCGAACAGCTCCATTCCGGCATGCGGCCGAGGAAACCACCTGACGAACCTCCGAACCAAACTCGACCCAGCGAAGCCATCGTGGAGCGCGTGTCCCAACCGCGTCCACCCAACAGTCCAATCAGAGACGATCAAGCACTACAGTTCACGATAGTTCCTCATTTCCTGGCCGGGGAGTATGTTCGCGCCAGCGCGAAGGAATAG